A part of Leptotrichia trevisanii DSM 22070 genomic DNA contains:
- the rpsP gene encoding 30S ribosomal protein S16, with translation MLKLRLTRLGRKKVPFYRIAAMEALSRRDGKAVAYLGTFNPLAEEGKQVVLKEEEILKYLSNGAQPTETVRSILTKAGVWEKFQETKKK, from the coding sequence ATGTTAAAATTAAGATTAACTAGATTAGGAAGAAAAAAAGTTCCTTTTTATAGAATAGCGGCTATGGAGGCTTTATCAAGAAGAGATGGAAAAGCAGTTGCTTACTTGGGAACATTCAATCCACTTGCTGAAGAAGGAAAACAAGTAGTATTAAAAGAGGAAGAAATCTTAAAATACTTATCAAACGGAGCTCAGCCAACAGAAACTGTTAGAAGCATTTTGACAAAAGCAGGGGTATGGGAAAAATTCCAAGAAACTAAGAAAAAATAA
- a CDS encoding DMT family transporter: MQTQKKLHGMLLASLASSLWAISGISGEILFKKFNFSSDWLVSTRTLISGILLFAIVIFIEKKSVLKPLKNKKDCLGIILFGTAGMYLVQYTYFKTIELSNVSFATILQFTAPFFIFVYESAKNRKLPSVSTIILLFMTILGVVFIATKGNFSNLSVSMEALVFGLVSAIMIAFYSTYPKKLLKKYGSITVVGWGMIVGSIISNIIHPIWKIEGNVNAKSIIQVIIVVILGTSIAYLIYIASLNYISSSLAGILTAFEPVLAAILSVIIFGLKFSSVEIVGFVLVFVSIFILEKRL, from the coding sequence ATGCAAACACAAAAAAAATTACATGGAATGCTGCTGGCCAGTTTAGCTTCTAGTCTATGGGCTATTTCAGGAATTTCCGGGGAAATTCTTTTTAAAAAATTTAATTTTTCATCAGACTGGCTCGTTTCAACAAGGACATTAATTTCTGGAATATTGCTATTTGCAATTGTTATTTTTATTGAAAAAAAATCTGTCTTAAAGCCATTAAAAAATAAAAAGGATTGTCTTGGAATAATTTTATTTGGAACAGCGGGAATGTACTTGGTTCAATATACATATTTTAAAACAATTGAGTTAAGTAATGTTTCATTTGCCACAATTTTACAGTTTACTGCACCATTTTTTATATTCGTTTATGAGTCTGCAAAAAATAGAAAATTGCCATCTGTTTCAACTATAATTCTATTATTTATGACAATTTTAGGAGTTGTATTTATAGCAACAAAAGGGAATTTCTCAAATTTATCTGTTTCAATGGAAGCATTGGTATTTGGACTTGTATCAGCTATTATGATAGCCTTCTATTCAACATATCCAAAAAAACTTCTGAAAAAATATGGAAGTATAACAGTAGTTGGCTGGGGAATGATAGTTGGGAGCATAATTTCAAATATTATTCATCCAATTTGGAAAATTGAAGGTAATGTAAATGCAAAATCAATTATTCAAGTGATAATTGTTGTAATTCTGGGAACTTCCATAGCCTATTTAATTTACATCGCAAGCCTGAATTACATTTCATCTTCCCTTGCAGGAATTTTAACAGCCTTTGAGCCTGTACTTGCTGCTATATTATCTGTAATTATTTTTGGATTAAAATTCTCATCTGTTGAAATAGTTGGTTTTGTGCTAGTTTTTGTTTCAATATTTATTTTAGAAAAAAGATTGTAA
- a CDS encoding bifunctional folylpolyglutamate synthase/dihydrofolate synthase, protein MKIDEVLQKIFNMRMIDKRITNESLNQNNEKLKKIYELLGEPCKNKKIIHIAGTNGKGSTATFLEGIFFAAGYSVAKFTSPHILRFNERILVDKEMISDEDVVTYYEIVMDILEKNLLQINFFEITTFMALLYFEAKNPDFIFLETGLGGRYDATNVVNSTIAVITNVSFDHVSLLGNSLEKIADRKTGIIKDGQLCIYAQNLVELENAVKKETDNSVNVLKKYENLQVELDTQNYKTIVKILKNENLDESENIEDKKNKHSLEKTFILPLFGKFQANNFLIAYEIAKIYGIGDEIIQKGLDEISLAGRFEIFSQNPATILDVAHNDDSVRVLVENLNELFKNDEVIFILSILGTKDIANIFEKILEKNYKIFITSLKDVTYGLSANEIKKNLENANILTNNIIFEDNILDAYNQAKEMILEKNSRYKAIVVCGSFYEIAKFKKLCGKRNEHF, encoded by the coding sequence ATGAAAATAGATGAAGTTCTGCAAAAAATTTTTAATATGAGAATGATTGATAAGAGAATAACTAATGAATCTTTAAATCAAAATAATGAAAAACTGAAAAAAATTTATGAGTTGCTGGGAGAGCCGTGTAAAAATAAGAAGATTATTCATATTGCAGGAACGAATGGGAAAGGTTCGACAGCTACATTTTTAGAGGGGATTTTTTTTGCAGCGGGATATTCTGTTGCAAAGTTTACTTCGCCACATATTTTACGGTTTAATGAGAGAATTTTAGTAGATAAAGAAATGATTTCTGATGAGGATGTTGTGACATATTATGAAATTGTTATGGATATTTTGGAAAAAAACTTGTTACAGATAAATTTTTTTGAGATAACAACTTTTATGGCTCTACTTTATTTTGAGGCAAAAAATCCTGACTTTATATTTCTGGAAACTGGTCTTGGTGGAAGATATGACGCTACAAATGTTGTAAATTCGACAATTGCGGTTATAACAAATGTGAGTTTTGATCACGTCAGTCTTTTGGGAAATTCACTTGAGAAAATTGCAGACAGGAAAACTGGGATTATAAAGGACGGACAGCTGTGCATTTATGCCCAAAATTTAGTCGAATTGGAGAATGCTGTAAAAAAGGAAACTGATAATTCGGTAAATGTCTTGAAAAAGTATGAGAATTTACAAGTCGAACTGGATACACAAAATTATAAGACAATTGTGAAGATTTTGAAAAATGAAAATTTAGACGAATCTGAAAATATTGAAGATAAAAAAAATAAACATAGTTTGGAAAAAACATTTATATTGCCACTTTTTGGAAAATTTCAGGCAAATAATTTTTTGATTGCTTATGAAATTGCTAAAATTTATGGTATCGGCGATGAAATTATTCAGAAAGGGCTTGATGAAATTTCGCTGGCTGGGCGGTTTGAGATTTTTTCACAAAATCCAGCTACAATACTGGATGTGGCTCATAATGATGATTCTGTACGAGTTCTTGTAGAAAATTTGAATGAACTTTTTAAAAATGATGAAGTAATTTTTATTCTTTCGATACTTGGAACAAAGGACATTGCAAATATTTTTGAGAAAATTTTGGAAAAAAATTACAAAATTTTTATAACGTCTTTAAAAGACGTTACTTACGGACTTTCTGCCAATGAAATAAAGAAAAATCTGGAAAATGCAAATATTTTGACAAATAATATAATTTTTGAAGATAATATTTTGGATGCCTATAATCAGGCAAAAGAAATGATTTTGGAAAAGAATAGTCGGTATAAGGCGATAGTGGTTTGTGGCTCTTTTTATGAAATTGCGAAATTTAAGAAGTTGTGTGGCAAAAGGAATGAGCACTTTTAA
- a CDS encoding MliC family protein — protein MKLTGKLLIIIAGVLLLVSSLNGIAANRHRKIKRKHPVINDRRKAIVSQKFNCDGKQYVVNYITDDKVQLVDVTSNAKFQLDQVVSASGSRYSNGKIEIHIKGNEALLNRDDKDISCTLIK, from the coding sequence ATGAAACTAACTGGAAAATTGCTGATAATAATAGCAGGAGTTTTATTATTAGTAAGTTCATTAAATGGAATTGCAGCAAATAGACATAGAAAAATAAAAAGAAAACATCCAGTAATAAACGATAGACGTAAAGCTATTGTTTCACAAAAATTTAACTGTGATGGAAAGCAATATGTTGTAAATTATATTACAGATGATAAGGTTCAATTGGTGGATGTTACATCAAATGCCAAATTTCAATTGGATCAAGTTGTATCTGCAAGTGGTTCACGATACAGCAACGGAAAAATTGAAATTCACATAAAAGGCAATGAAGCTTTACTTAATCGAGATGATAAAGATATTTCCTGCACTCTTATAAAATAA
- a CDS encoding C40 family peptidase, which yields MRKNKFLTAICMLSAFVGSNLHAKTSKTKKVSKPKTSHKPVNNKKSHSGSNTGIYGISSNNKNALIETKMTELRQRHAKAMASGSAQERRKAAVERKLLTSYSKWRGTKYAWGGDSKKGIDCSALTRRVYREAFNKELPRVSQQQIKKGTRVSAKNLKSGDIVYFTPENRTSHTAVYVGNSLFINASSSKGVVMSSLKSPYWRKYFKYGVRAHNT from the coding sequence ATGAGAAAAAACAAGTTTTTAACAGCAATATGTATGTTATCAGCTTTTGTAGGTTCAAATCTACATGCAAAAACATCAAAAACTAAAAAAGTTAGCAAACCTAAAACATCTCACAAACCTGTAAATAATAAGAAAAGCCATAGTGGTAGCAATACTGGAATTTATGGTATTTCGTCAAACAATAAAAATGCTCTTATTGAAACAAAAATGACGGAATTGCGACAAAGACATGCTAAAGCTATGGCTTCAGGTTCTGCTCAGGAGAGAAGAAAGGCAGCCGTTGAAAGAAAACTTTTGACGTCTTACAGCAAATGGAGAGGTACAAAATACGCCTGGGGTGGAGATTCCAAAAAGGGAATTGATTGTTCAGCCTTAACACGTAGAGTTTACCGTGAAGCCTTTAATAAAGAACTTCCTAGAGTTTCACAGCAGCAAATAAAAAAAGGGACAAGAGTTTCAGCAAAGAATTTGAAATCAGGCGACATCGTTTATTTCACACCGGAAAATAGAACGAGCCACACAGCTGTTTATGTTGGAAATTCATTGTTTATAAATGCTTCATCTTCAAAAGGTGTTGTGATGTCTTCTCTAAAAAGTCCTTATTGGAGAAAATATTTTAAATATGGTGTGAGAGCCCATAATACGTAA
- a CDS encoding MotA/TolQ/ExbB proton channel family protein, translating into MLKYLIDGGIFMWVILLASISGLAVIIEKMYTFLSKEKKLSENEKNQLYKALRTGKKEEILKLCKDKTDSVSKSVTKIVSNMDINFAKLDNSHRQVIEGIISESILEQTTELEKGMSLLGTVVNAAPQLGLLGTVTGMITAFSALTRNGTSTAKIVAGGISEALYTTAFGLIVAIPALVFYNYFNRRIDVIVAEMERAALQFLSRVKD; encoded by the coding sequence ATGTTAAAATACCTTATTGATGGCGGAATATTTATGTGGGTAATTTTACTTGCCTCAATATCTGGACTTGCCGTTATTATTGAAAAAATGTATACTTTTTTATCAAAAGAAAAAAAATTGTCAGAAAATGAGAAAAATCAGCTTTATAAAGCACTTAGAACTGGAAAGAAGGAAGAAATTTTAAAACTTTGCAAAGATAAGACTGATTCAGTTTCAAAAAGTGTGACAAAAATCGTTTCCAATATGGATATTAACTTCGCTAAACTTGATAATTCACATAGACAAGTTATAGAAGGGATTATTAGTGAAAGTATTCTGGAACAGACTACTGAACTTGAAAAAGGTATGAGTCTATTGGGAACAGTTGTAAATGCAGCTCCTCAGCTGGGGCTTCTGGGAACTGTTACAGGAATGATTACAGCTTTTTCAGCTCTTACCCGAAATGGAACTAGCACGGCGAAAATAGTCGCTGGCGGAATTTCAGAAGCACTTTACACAACTGCATTTGGATTAATAGTTGCGATACCTGCATTAGTCTTTTATAATTATTTTAATAGACGAATTGATGTTATTGTGGCAGAGATGGAAAGAGCGGCATTACAGTTTTTAAGCAGAGTAAAAGATTGA
- a CDS encoding ExbD/TolR family protein — MKFSNRRKRQNVDISMLNLIDVIFMLLIFFMLATTFNNYSQFQLSVPKTSAQLEKKEDTKIEVIVNKDKKYFLKIDDKTRELSQNEIASEFSKLPKEALKNITLTADEHLEYRDIVDTMSILKNMNIENISLNIQNKN, encoded by the coding sequence ATGAAATTTTCTAACAGACGAAAACGTCAAAATGTGGATATATCAATGTTAAACTTAATTGATGTAATTTTTATGCTGCTAATATTTTTTATGCTTGCAACTACATTTAACAATTATTCCCAATTTCAGCTGTCAGTTCCCAAAACATCAGCACAGCTTGAAAAAAAGGAAGATACAAAAATAGAAGTAATCGTAAATAAAGATAAAAAATACTTTTTAAAAATAGACGACAAAACTAGGGAACTTTCCCAAAATGAAATAGCTTCTGAATTTTCAAAATTGCCAAAGGAAGCATTAAAAAATATAACTTTAACTGCCGATGAGCATTTGGAATATAGGGACATTGTGGACACGATGAGTATTTTAAAAAATATGAATATAGAAAATATAAGTTTAAATATTCAAAATAAAAATTAA
- a CDS encoding S8 family serine peptidase yields MNTNKLKKILLGLTAIAIIGCSSGGSSSSGSSSNFTPSGSGSGSNSAGGTGSSSSSGSSSNYYYKETYSDTYYNGTGVKIGIVDIGFNNSYLSNKYSSQFKKNFSEIDIHGTSTSNDERGWIVSQLIRKYAKNTSLIVSDLGVQKNGLTYINGYDLHNIYSELNKKNINIYAQSWGNQGLYGYIDYSTHKYFESAIKNGALFVWSAGNNEYSVSDLAKMPYTYPELEKGWINVVGLDENTAMAKAGNAKNWTISSNGKYKLNDGTIIKGSGYAIPAVVATAARIKEKYPFMDGNLIRQTILSTATDIGATGVDSTYGWGKLNVQKALKGPARFDKRLALADNVTVNIPRGAYIFSNNISGEAGLIKDGSGTLILSGSNSYSGSTKIKNGTLELYSTNTSNITIKSPGTLVLTPTTVIGTTSYPKDVKNEGGTLENRGSGAVITGNYEATAGSVTKAQIGSKLIVKGTVNLNGGNATLQTLSNGRYITAKPLSSTVIEAEKGINGSFDKVETPELINGAVETVDNKVNVKLSRKNMVDYVEKIAESDEMQKTTAENLETAFQKLDQNIENGTAGNVAQFERKAAKLQALTSSNRAAVLDSLSGQIYASAQALTF; encoded by the coding sequence ATGAATACAAATAAATTAAAAAAAATATTACTAGGATTAACGGCAATTGCTATAATCGGGTGCAGCAGTGGTGGAAGCAGTTCATCAGGCTCATCATCAAATTTTACTCCCTCAGGAAGCGGAAGTGGGAGTAATAGTGCAGGTGGAACAGGTTCAAGCAGTTCTTCGGGATCTTCATCAAATTATTACTATAAAGAAACATATTCAGATACCTATTACAATGGAACAGGTGTAAAAATAGGAATTGTTGATATAGGTTTTAACAATAGTTATTTATCAAATAAATATTCAAGTCAGTTTAAAAAAAATTTTTCAGAAATTGATATACATGGAACATCAACTTCCAATGATGAACGTGGATGGATAGTTTCTCAATTAATTCGTAAATATGCTAAAAATACTTCATTGATTGTTAGTGATTTAGGAGTCCAAAAAAATGGACTAACATATATAAACGGATATGATCTTCATAATATTTATTCTGAATTGAATAAAAAAAATATCAATATTTATGCACAATCTTGGGGAAATCAAGGTTTGTATGGATATATAGATTATTCTACACATAAATATTTTGAATCCGCTATAAAAAATGGAGCTTTATTCGTATGGTCCGCTGGAAATAACGAATATTCCGTAAGTGATTTGGCAAAAATGCCATACACTTATCCAGAACTTGAAAAAGGCTGGATAAATGTAGTTGGACTGGATGAAAACACTGCTATGGCAAAAGCTGGAAATGCAAAAAACTGGACAATTTCATCAAATGGAAAATATAAATTAAATGACGGAACAATTATTAAAGGTTCAGGTTATGCAATTCCTGCCGTTGTAGCAACAGCTGCACGAATAAAAGAGAAATATCCTTTTATGGATGGAAATTTGATTCGTCAAACAATTTTATCAACAGCAACAGATATTGGTGCCACTGGCGTTGATTCTACTTACGGATGGGGAAAATTAAATGTCCAGAAGGCATTAAAAGGGCCTGCCAGATTTGATAAAAGATTAGCACTTGCTGATAACGTAACTGTGAATATTCCACGTGGAGCTTATATTTTTTCCAATAATATTTCAGGAGAGGCAGGACTGATAAAAGATGGCTCAGGAACACTAATTCTGTCAGGTTCCAATTCCTATTCTGGTTCTACCAAGATAAAAAATGGAACTTTGGAACTATATAGCACAAACACTTCAAATATCACAATAAAATCTCCTGGAACCTTAGTTCTGACTCCAACAACAGTAATTGGAACCACTTCCTATCCAAAAGATGTTAAAAATGAAGGTGGAACTTTAGAAAATAGAGGTTCTGGAGCAGTTATAACTGGAAACTATGAAGCAACCGCAGGTTCTGTAACAAAAGCTCAAATAGGATCAAAACTTATAGTAAAAGGAACTGTAAACTTAAATGGTGGTAATGCAACTTTACAGACATTAAGCAATGGAAGATATATTACTGCAAAACCTTTGTCTTCAACTGTAATTGAAGCGGAAAAAGGAATTAATGGAAGTTTTGATAAGGTGGAAACTCCTGAATTGATAAATGGGGCTGTGGAAACTGTCGATAATAAGGTAAATGTAAAATTAAGCAGAAAAAATATGGTGGATTATGTAGAAAAAATTGCAGAATCTGATGAAATGCAAAAAACTACTGCCGAAAACTTGGAAACTGCATTCCAAAAGTTAGATCAAAACATTGAAAATGGAACTGCTGGAAATGTCGCCCAATTTGAAAGAAAAGCTGCCAAACTTCAGGCACTTACTTCTTCAAACAGGGCAGCAGTTTTGGACAGTCTATCTGGACAAATTTACGCTTCTGCACAGGCACTTACATTCCA
- a CDS encoding M24 family metallopeptidase, whose translation MEKRTEKLSRILNELNIDGLFITDLYNLRYFTGFTGTTGVALATKNGNFFFSDFRYKTQATKQVSEMGFEFVEVSRGSLQTVGEYIKKFGLKNVGFEDVNVSFSLYQTIKDIFKVELVPVGNKLVMERMVKSEEEIALIKKAVEISDVAFSEALKIIKEGVSEKEVSSYMEYIQRKLGADDRSFTTILASGYRSAMPHGVASDKKIQKEEFITMDFGAYYEGYVSDMTRTVYYGDNITDRHVEIYNTVLEAQILGANTIKEGIMSDDVDKVVRNFLTEKGYGEYFGHGLGHGIGAEIHELPYLSSASHIELKENMVVTSEPGLYFDGWGGVRIEDDVVVKKDGREILNKSNKELIILH comes from the coding sequence ATGGAAAAAAGAACTGAAAAATTATCAAGAATTTTAAATGAACTGAATATTGATGGATTGTTTATTACAGATTTGTATAATCTTCGATATTTTACTGGGTTTACTGGAACAACTGGAGTTGCTCTTGCGACAAAAAATGGGAATTTTTTCTTTTCGGATTTTAGATACAAGACGCAAGCGACTAAACAAGTTAGTGAAATGGGATTTGAATTTGTAGAAGTTTCACGTGGTTCGCTTCAGACAGTTGGAGAATACATAAAGAAATTTGGGCTAAAAAATGTGGGATTTGAAGATGTGAATGTGTCATTTTCTCTTTATCAAACGATAAAAGACATTTTCAAAGTGGAATTAGTGCCAGTCGGAAATAAACTTGTGATGGAAAGAATGGTAAAATCGGAAGAAGAAATTGCACTTATTAAAAAGGCTGTAGAAATTAGTGATGTGGCATTTTCAGAGGCTTTAAAAATTATAAAGGAAGGTGTTTCTGAAAAGGAAGTTTCTTCATACATGGAATATATTCAAAGAAAACTAGGAGCTGATGATCGTTCATTTACGACAATTTTAGCCAGCGGGTATCGTTCAGCTATGCCACACGGGGTGGCTTCTGATAAAAAGATTCAAAAGGAAGAATTTATTACAATGGATTTTGGAGCATATTATGAGGGTTATGTGTCTGATATGACAAGAACTGTTTATTATGGTGACAACATTACTGATAGACACGTAGAAATTTATAATACCGTCCTGGAAGCACAAATATTGGGTGCAAATACTATAAAAGAAGGCATTATGTCAGATGATGTTGACAAAGTTGTCAGAAATTTCTTGACTGAAAAAGGATATGGCGAATATTTTGGACACGGATTAGGACACGGAATTGGTGCCGAAATTCATGAATTGCCTTACTTATCAAGCGCTTCACACATTGAACTAAAAGAAAATATGGTTGTAACTTCTGAACCAGGACTTTATTTTGACGGATGGGGAGGAGTTAGAATTGAAGATGACGTTGTAGTTAAAAAAGATGGTAGAGAAATATTAAATAAAAGTAATAAGGAATTAATTATTTTACACTAA
- a CDS encoding energy transducer TonB — MKYYIISAAINLGILLIPIATPVLKQKLEEKKEKQTIVVDLKNSILEENKTKSTVNTDNDEESNGTAGLQKGNPQNKNNTNSKVHNTEPDKPKNQKQPELPPSQPIQPKQPQQPAPQPPKVPQNTIPKEQPKPTSHPIIPPVTSTPKNATQPVISQSTGNSASTKPVQNTITASNSTISNNSGHKNTLSNSGISHGNKNGNTANGNSTSNKNGNGTGTSGNSTSSGNGNDKKSGSTRGGGCHEGTDFSVSYRETLEMPQGSQRLNREFNVVVNVTVKFTRGGGISVISASGASSIFLNEAKKAAKGIRINFKTNNCSSGVITKPFRFRKTH; from the coding sequence ATGAAATATTACATAATTTCAGCTGCAATAAACTTAGGAATACTCCTTATTCCAATTGCAACTCCAGTTTTAAAACAGAAACTTGAAGAAAAAAAAGAAAAACAGACTATTGTCGTTGACTTAAAAAATAGTATTTTAGAAGAAAATAAGACAAAAAGCACAGTTAATACGGATAACGATGAGGAAAGTAACGGAACGGCTGGTTTACAGAAGGGGAATCCACAAAATAAAAACAATACAAATTCCAAAGTTCACAACACAGAGCCAGACAAACCTAAAAATCAAAAACAGCCCGAACTTCCACCATCACAACCAATACAGCCAAAACAACCACAACAACCAGCACCACAACCTCCCAAAGTACCTCAAAACACCATACCAAAAGAACAACCAAAACCTACATCACACCCAATTATCCCCCCAGTTACCTCCACCCCTAAAAATGCTACACAACCAGTAATTTCACAATCCACAGGAAATTCTGCCAGTACAAAACCAGTACAAAACACCATAACTGCTTCAAACTCCACTATTTCCAATAATTCTGGACATAAAAACACTCTCTCAAATTCAGGAATTTCACATGGAAACAAAAATGGAAATACTGCTAACGGAAACTCTACAAGTAACAAAAACGGAAATGGAACAGGAACAAGCGGAAATTCAACTAGTTCTGGAAATGGAAATGATAAAAAGTCTGGAAGTACACGGGGAGGTGGATGTCATGAAGGTACTGATTTTTCAGTTTCATACAGAGAAACATTGGAAATGCCACAAGGCAGTCAACGTTTAAACAGAGAATTTAATGTTGTTGTAAATGTTACAGTAAAATTTACTAGAGGTGGCGGCATCTCAGTAATTTCAGCTTCAGGAGCAAGTTCTATTTTTCTAAATGAAGCCAAAAAAGCCGCTAAAGGAATAAGAATAAACTTCAAAACTAACAATTGCTCATCTGGAGTAATAACAAAACCATTTAGATTTAGAAAAACTCACTAA
- a CDS encoding DUF2278 family protein gives MEKYVIFRGKVIDKWYDFDKRAHYHIVAMDSEGKRFDLAVNIGSIYEKMNEIVSSNLKVYYNENYNCRKRIVCKMLLQKNGITECHKDLYLDYIRMKLFPHEKMVQMKGFDVTSIYLTGIIEKNVVQAMNNDDYEVIAFGRLYANGKGLHDIHMNQGSTDKFRKNDASYSDGGLFFRNKRDNKITAVFIAFITQSLNMPESV, from the coding sequence ATGGAAAAATATGTGATATTTCGAGGAAAAGTTATAGATAAATGGTACGACTTTGATAAAAGGGCACATTATCATATTGTGGCGATGGATAGTGAGGGGAAAAGATTTGATTTGGCGGTTAATATCGGGAGTATTTATGAGAAGATGAATGAAATTGTTTCTTCCAATTTGAAGGTTTATTATAATGAGAATTATAATTGCCGAAAGAGAATTGTCTGTAAAATGCTGTTGCAAAAAAATGGGATTACAGAATGTCACAAGGATTTATATCTGGATTATATTAGAATGAAACTTTTTCCACATGAAAAAATGGTACAGATGAAGGGCTTTGATGTAACAAGTATTTACTTGACTGGGATTATTGAAAAGAATGTTGTGCAGGCTATGAATAATGATGATTATGAAGTGATTGCGTTTGGAAGGCTTTATGCGAATGGGAAAGGTTTGCACGATATTCATATGAATCAGGGAAGTACAGATAAATTTAGGAAAAATGATGCTTCGTATTCTGATGGAGGGCTGTTTTTTAGAAATAAACGAGATAATAAGATTACAGCTGTATTTATTGCATTTATTACTCAAAGTTTGAATATGCCTGAAAGTGTTTAG
- a CDS encoding META domain-containing protein, with the protein MKKIFVLIGIFAMFVVNCFILSAAQTVNLNGTSWQLSRIRQNGVNLEIPRNTKITVSFSGNKISGFSGINRYNGTYRVRNNSTLSTDISTTLMGGSEELMNFEMAFLDILQSSPKINYNKGTLTLRNSNGDALSFNKSSNSNNQSDENSLSRLTKELSGTDWKLVNMNGKEVRNAGITISFSGNKINGNSGINSYFSDYIITAGNITIGTVGSTEMAGSDSLMKTERQYLELLQNAKKIELVNNTTLVLTTNRGKTLTFEKL; encoded by the coding sequence ATGAAAAAAATATTTGTTTTAATCGGAATTTTTGCGATGTTTGTGGTTAATTGTTTTATTTTAAGTGCAGCTCAGACTGTCAATTTAAATGGTACTTCGTGGCAATTATCAAGAATTAGACAAAACGGAGTAAATTTAGAGATTCCAAGAAATACTAAAATCACAGTTAGTTTTTCAGGAAATAAGATAAGTGGATTTTCAGGAATTAACAGATACAATGGAACTTATCGAGTTAGAAACAACTCTACTTTATCAACTGACATAAGTACAACATTAATGGGTGGTTCTGAAGAATTAATGAACTTTGAAATGGCATTTTTGGATATTTTACAATCTTCTCCAAAAATAAATTATAATAAAGGAACATTAACTTTAAGAAATAGTAATGGAGATGCTTTGAGTTTTAATAAAAGTTCAAATTCAAATAATCAATCAGATGAAAATTCTTTATCACGTTTGACTAAAGAACTATCTGGAACAGATTGGAAACTTGTTAATATGAACGGAAAAGAAGTAAGAAATGCTGGAATTACAATTTCGTTTTCAGGAAATAAAATAAATGGTAATTCAGGAATTAACAGTTATTTTTCTGATTATATAATAACAGCGGGAAATATCACAATAGGAACTGTTGGAAGTACAGAAATGGCTGGTTCTGATAGTCTAATGAAAACTGAAAGACAATATCTAGAACTTTTACAAAATGCTAAAAAAATTGAATTAGTAAACAACACAACTTTAGTATTAACAACAAACAGAGGTAAGACTTTGACTTTTGAAAAATTATAA
- a CDS encoding DUF4240 domain-containing protein, with the protein MSIRNLATKLKMKREEFWKYISISHKKAKNNNEFVDYLIDILSKKTDEEIFDFEIITFELMRESYNEKLWCASYLVNGDTASWSFDFFRLWLISQGEKIYHSIIKNQDNLSKYINISFEAKFMTNYFENENFAFIPAYAFSRKNCSHNILSKKSYKINSKTIFQDDFIDDYNKKLNNYKRKIGYINKKYPKIIFHWCAQFPNSMKEVCPTLFKKMYF; encoded by the coding sequence ATGTCTATAAGAAATCTTGCTACAAAACTTAAAATGAAACGTGAAGAGTTTTGGAAATACATTTCCATATCGCATAAAAAAGCTAAAAATAATAATGAGTTTGTAGACTATTTAATAGATATTCTGTCAAAAAAAACAGATGAGGAAATTTTTGATTTTGAAATAATTACATTTGAATTAATGCGTGAAAGTTACAATGAAAAGTTGTGGTGTGCCTCGTATCTTGTAAACGGTGACACAGCAAGCTGGAGTTTTGATTTTTTTAGGCTATGGTTGATTTCGCAGGGAGAAAAAATATATCATTCAATTATAAAAAATCAGGATAATTTATCAAAATATATAAACATATCTTTTGAAGCGAAATTTATGACAAATTATTTTGAAAATGAAAACTTTGCTTTTATCCCAGCCTATGCCTTTTCCAGAAAAAACTGCTCACACAATATTTTAAGCAAGAAAAGCTACAAAATTAATAGCAAAACTATTTTTCAAGATGATTTCATTGACGATTATAATAAAAAGTTGAATAACTATAAAAGAAAAATAGGATATATTAATAAAAAATATCCAAAAATAATATTTCACTGGTGTGCACAATTTCCAAACAGTATGAAAGAAGTGTGTCCAACATTATTTAAAAAAATGTACTTTTAA